A window of Torulaspora globosa chromosome 8, complete sequence contains these coding sequences:
- the ULS1 gene encoding translocase ULS1 (ancestral locus Anc_6.100): MEVADVPTIDLTLDDVDAGSKKSAIAASSQRLPSLKDSPKIRHDFSSPLKSSMQAAPAGSKRQVEHLELDDEPNKRPNPGREVITLIDDEKGNNEMDPQSKEIFFRDSSKSLQANSAIFKSLQANSAILQKKLVKREEEFSDAKRKWSLLDKSINNGGEQLSRTQQILLEEARLSMERLDRKRQVTRSKLEDVKRRMHDFANKWNAFVSSHSVELNQTRVDGEEGEIYVKERQNLLAQKERIGNMAKSGSIDHASYLKMSLELDKKLNALKLERLSREGSPRISMPATEKKDLFAASLETAKQLLAENTSRTELTKRTLYQQLDLIRRYRDHFQMGKTSNISMRNTCRDAAEMLFQNGVKMPLVYDTLQDFGIQFRNRNILKVDRRAQFYKSLEVARELVKNSNRNFSIKSRIIDSLNLLQDLRQFVDSGMPPSTAFKQKVAATVVELKEQGLRMDKLYENLKNYGIVTTRSELDLLPKLQHDKEEAFIDAQETVDAYAIMEPQSYSRSSNFQVANVYSADDQEQIRSLLENIKQDEDEIEGETLTPEELTVNLLKHQRIGLKWLLNVENSRKKGGILADDMGLGKTVQAIALMLAHRSKNEACKTSLIVAPVSVLRSWQGEIETKIKKTANFKSYIYGGAGGNKSNDWNTLAKYDAILVSYQTLAIEFKRHWPLQLSEIGKDYPTIENIEAMNSLKQRNEYWSPFFRNESTFYRVILDEGQNIKNKNTKAAKACCTVSSKYRWILSGTPIQNNMSELYSLIRFLRIPPYHREERFNADIGRPLSNNRNNDYDSEDRKRTMKKVRVLLKAIMLRRSKTDKIDGKGILELPAKDVEIEEAHLEGEEQAFYSNLEQKNQKIAKRILEKKARGGYSSVLTLLLRLRQACCHPELVIAGEKKAEDTKVANGKSFENDWLRLYRRIRAMSKDQQEVVINSMDLMTCFWCLEQLEPESSSVLTGCGHLLCEACVEPFVDEAAGLPNALHTEKGILRLPCKKCQNRTLETEIVSYRLYDQVINQSFTEQMLFAEYQGEMMRQKSKARNVYFPDLKTLKPSTKMRQCIDVIQKVMEKSDMEKILVFSQFTTFFDLFEHFLTELKVPFLRYTGDMNAQQRSDVINRFYREKDKRVLLISMKAGNSGLTLTCANHVVIVDPFWNPYVEEQAQDRCHRISQTKEVHVHKLFIKNSVEDRIAELQKRKREMVDAAMDASNMDSVNRLGARELGFLFGLNTL, translated from the coding sequence ATGGAAGTTGCAGACGTGCCGACCATTGATTTGACTTTAGACGATGTCGATGCGGGTTCTAAGAAGAGTGCTATTGCCGCTTCATCGCAAAGGCTTCCCAGTTTGAAGGACTCGCCGAAGATACGACATGACTTTAGTTCACCTCTCAAGAGCTCCATGCAGGCCGCCCCAGCCGGTTCCAAGAGACAAGTTGAGCATCTGGAGCTTGACGACGAACCGAATAAGAGACCCAATCCCGGCCGTGAAGTTATAACGTTGATTGACGATGAGAAGGGGAACAATGAAATGGATCCGCAAAGCAAGGAAATCTTCTTTAGAGATAGTTCAAAGTCGTTACAAGCGAACAGTGCTATTTTCAAGTCATTACAAGCGAATAGTGCTatcttgcagaagaaattggtCAAGAGAGAGGAGGAGTTTTCGGATGCCAAGAGGAAGTGGTCGTTACTCGATAAGTCGATAAACAATGGCGGTGAGCAGTTGAGCAGGACGCAGCAGATCCTGTTGGAAGAGGCTAGACTCTCTATGGAGCGCCTGGATAGAAAGAGGCAAGTTACCAGATCGAAGCTGGAGGAtgtgaaaagaagaatgcaTGATTTTGCCAATAAATGGAACGCTTTTGTATCCAGCCATAGTGTCGAGTTAAATCAAACCCGGGTAGATGGTGAGGAGGGTGAAATCTACGTGAAAGAAAGACAGAATTTGCTTGCACAAAAGGAGAGGATCGGGAATATGGCGAAAAGCGGGTCCATAGACCATGCATCGTATTTAAAAATGAGTCTGGAACTGGACAAGAAACTTAATGCATTGAAGCTCGAAAGATTATCCAGGGAGGGGTCTCCAAGAATTTCCATGCCAGCAaccgagaagaaagacctGTTTGCGGCGTCCTTAGAAACAGCCAAACAATTGTTGGCGGAAAACACTTCAAGAACGGAGTTGACAAAAAGGACCCTAtatcagcagcttgattTAATAAGGCGATATAGGGACCATTTCCAAATGGGCAAGACATCCAATATATCAATGAGAAATACCTGTCGTGATGCTGCGGAGATGCTTTTCCAAAATGGCGTCAAGATGCCATTGGTCTACGACACTTTGCAAGATTTTGGAATCCAATTTAGGAACCGAAACATTTTGAAGGTAGATAGAAGGGCTCAGTTTTACAAGAGCTTGGAAGTTGCTAGAGAACTGGTCAAAAACTCAAACAGAAACTTCTCGATAAAATCGCGAATCATTGATTCCCTGAATCTGCTTCAAGACTTGAGACAATTCGTTGATTCAGGCATGCCGCCCTCAACTGCTTTCAAGCAGAAAGTAGCAGCGACTGTTGTggagctgaaagagcaAGGTTTGCGAATGGATAAGCTTTACGAAAATCTCAAAAATTATGGCATAGTAACTACTCGAAGTGAACTTGATCTCTTACCAAAATTGCAGCATGATAAAGAGGAAGCGTTCATCGATGCACAAGAAACCGTCGATGCTTACGCAATTATGGAACCGCAGAGTTACTCACGTTCAAGCAATTTCCAGGTTGCTAATGTATACTCTGCAGATGATCAAGAGCAAATTAGATCACTGCTAGAAAACATCAAAcaagatgaggatgaaatcGAAGGCGAGACTCTCACACCTGAAGAACTGACTGTAAATTTGTTAAAGCATCAAAGGATCGGGTTGAAATGGCTCTTGAATGTAGAAAACTCTAGGAAAAAGGGAGGTATCTTGGCGGATGACATGGGACTAGGTAAAACTGTCCAGGCGATAGCATTGATGCTTGCTCATCGATCGAAAAATGAAGCTTGCAAGACCAGCCTCATTGTCGCACCAGTCTCCGTGCTGCGTTCCTGGCAAGGTGAAATCGAAACCAAAATAAAAAAGACTGCAAACTTCAAAAGTTACATCTATGGTGGGGCAGGTGGTAATAAATCTAATGACTGGAATACTCTAGCCAAATATGACGCTATCCTAGTATCCTACCAAACTTTGGCTATTGAGTTTAAGAGACATTGGCCTCTGCAGTTGAGTGAGATCGGTAAGGACTATCCTACTATTGAGAATATTGAAGCAATGAACTCCCTAAAGCAACGAAATGAATATTGGTCGCCCTTCTTTCGGAATGAGAGTACATTTTATAGAGTCATTCTTGATGAGGGTCAAAACATCAAGAATAAAAACACCAAGGCGGCCAAAGCATGTTGCacagtttcttcaaaatatAGATGGATACTTTCCGGAACGCCCATACAAAACAATATGAGCGAACTATATTCGTTGATAAGATTCCTAAGAATCCCACCGTACCACCGGGAGGAACGCTTCAACGCCGATATTGGCAGGCCACTCAGTAATAATCGGAATAATGATTATGATAGCGAAGACCGCAAACGAACCATGAAGAAAGTCAGAGTCCTTTTGAAAGCAATTATGCTGCGTCGGTCGAAAACAGACAAGATTGATGGCAAAGGAATTTTAGAGCTGCCTGCAAAAGATGTCGAAATCGAGGAAGCTCACTTGGAAGGCGAAGAGCAGGCTTTTTACTCTAATTTAGAGCAGAAAAACCAGAAGATTGCGAAGAGaatcttggagaaaaaaGCTCGAGGAGGCTATTCTAGTGTATTGACTTTATTGTTGAGGTTGAGACAAGCATGTTGTCACCCAGAATTAGTCATTGCGGGAGAGAAGAAGGCGGAGGATACGAAAGTGGCTAACGGGAAAAGTTTTGAGAATGACTGGCTAAGACTTTATCGTCGCATTCGCGCTATgtcaaaagatcaacaagaagtgGTGATCAATTCCATGGATCTCATGACTTGCTTCTGGTGCCTCGAACAGTTAGAACCGGAATCATCTAGTGTTCTAACTGGTTGTGGCCATCTTCTGTGCGAAGCGTGCGTCGAACCATTTGTCGATGAAGCGGCCGGTCTTCCTAATGCACTACATACAGAGAAGGGTATCCTGCGCCTGCCTTGCAAGAAATGTCAGAACCGAACTTTGGAAACGGAGATTGTTTCATATAGACTGTATGATCAGGTAATAAACCAGTCATTTACCGAGCAAATGCTTTTCGCTGAATACCAAGGAGAGATGATGCGACAGAAGAGTAAGGCTCGAAACGTCTACTTCCCAGATCTTAAGACTTTGAAACCTTCGACCAAAATGCGCCAATGCATCGATGTCATCCAGAAGGTAATGGAAAAGTCAGACATGGAAAAGATACTAGTCTTTTCACAGTTTACCACcttttttgatcttttcgaGCACTTTTTGACCGAGTTGAAGGTGCCCTTCCTCAGATACACAGGAGATATGAATGCCCAACAGAGATCTGATGTTATTAACAGGTTCTACCGAGAAAAAGACAAAAGGGTTCTATtaatttcgatgaaagcCGGTAATTCGGGTTTAACTTTGACCTGTGCCAATCATGTAGTCATCGTCGATCCATTTTGGAACCCATatgttgaagagcaagcGCAGGACCGATGCCATAGAATTAGTCAAACAAAGGAAGTTCATGTGCACAAActtttcatcaagaataGCGTCGAAGATAGGATCGCCGAGCTTCAGAAAAGAAAGAGGGAGATGGTCGATGCTGCGATGGATGCTAGCAACATGGATTCGGTCAATAGACTTGGTGCTCGCGAACTTGGATTCCTTTTCGGTTTGAACACACTTTAA
- the EXG1 gene encoding glucan 1,3-beta-glucosidase (ancestral locus Anc_6.99) produces the protein MLLQSLLLSVVSLGLVLGSPIPAKSPHSVQFLTDRNEKRFFDYGAIQYSEPIRGVNIGGWLVLEPYITPSLFETFRTNANSDEGIPVDEYHFAQALGKEVASSRLEAHWSSFYTETDFQNIANLGFNLVRIPIGYWAYELLDSDPYVKGSQAEYLDKAIGWASKYGLKVWVDLHGAAGSQNGFDNSGLRDSWAFLEDSNLAVTTKVVNYLLEKYSQDEYLDTVIGVELINEPLGPVLDMQKLKQNFYTPAYNYLRNTLQRNQIIVIHDAFQPFNYWDNFLTADSGAWGVVVDHHHYQVFSSGELQRSIDEHVAVACSWGQGALTEAHWTVCGEFAAALTDCTKWINGVGYGARYDGSFNKGNEHSSYIGSCQNNEDISSWSDQRKQNTRRYVEAQLDAFEKRGGWIIWCYKTESTIEWDLQRLTYHGLFPQPLTDRKYPGQCK, from the coding sequence ATGCTCTTGCAATCGCTTCTGCTGTCGGTTGTATCGCTAGGTTTAGTGCTGGGATCTCCGATCCCAGCCAAGTCACCTCATTCGGTGCAGTTTCTTACCGATCGAAATGAGAAGAGGTTTTTCGACTACGGAGCCATTCAATATTCGGAACCGATTCGTGGAGTGAATATTGGTGGTTGGCTGGTCTTGGAACCGTACATTACGCCCTCTTTGTTTGAAACTTTCCGCACAAACGCTAACAGTGACGAAGGGATCCCTGTAGATGAGTACCATTTTGCGCAGGCGCTGGGTAAGGAGGTTGCTTCGAGTCGTTTGGAGGCACATTGGTCGAGCTTTTACACGGAGACAGACTTCCAGAATATCGCTAATCTGGGGTTCAATCTGGTCAGAATTCCAATTGGGTACTGGGCGTATGAGTTGCTCGACAGCGATCCATACGTGAAAGGCAGTCAGGCGGAGTACTTGGACAAGGCGATCGGGTGGGCTTCCAAGTACGGTCTGAAGGTTTGGGTCGATCTTCACGGGGCTGCAGGCTCCCAGAACGGGTTCGACAACTCCGGTTTGAGAGACTCGTGGGCTTTCCTAGAAGACAGCAACTTAGCAGTGACCACCAAAGTCGTTAACTATCTGTTGGAGAAATATTCTCAGGATGAATATCTGGACACTGTGATCGGTGTTGAGTTGATTAACGAACCATTGGGCCCCGTTCTCGACATGCAAAAACTGAAGCAAAACTTCTACACACCAGCCTACAACTATCTGAGGAACACTCTGCAGAGAAATCAAATTATTGTTATCCACGACGCCTTCCAGCCGTTCAACTACTGGGACAATTTCCTAACGGCTGACTCCGGCGCTTGGGGCGTCGTTGTTGACCACCACCACTACCAGGTCTTCTCCAGTGGGGAGTTGCAAAGATCTATCGACGAGCACGTCGCGGTCGCGTGCTCCTGGGGTCAGGGTGCCCTAACGGAGGCTCACTGGACCGTGTGTGGTGAATTCGCGGCCGCTTTGACCGACTGTACCAAGTGGATCAACGGCGTTGGTTACGGGGCTCGTTACGATGGTTCGTTCAACAAGGGCAACGAGCATTCCAGCTACATTGGTTCCTGTCAAAACAACGAAGACATTAGCTCTTGGTCCGATCAGAGAAAGCAAAACACAAGGAGATACGTCGAAGCCCAATTGgatgcttttgaaaagagagGTGGCTGGATCATCTGGTGTTACAAGACCGAATCCACTATCGAATGGGATTTGCAAAGATTAACCTACCACGGATTGTTCCCACAACCTTTGACCGACAGGAAATATCCAGGGCAATGTAAATAA
- the AME1 gene encoding Ame1p (ancestral locus Anc_6.103), with the protein MNADLTDRGIKLLYRQRGSRSRHVAQVSDGSWPVIRAPEVTPEPENDDDELAGEPILQDGPLDPPLGLDPLQEPEPEPAVDAPRDDLDEYAPGYNEVEVEEDELYQYNFQNMPLRQLSSSITSITSIDVLISMLSNLFENDLIPQATREFEASQDKHSKMMYKLDVRIFESVLQQLVKDFKDILDINMSNNELCYQLKQLVMAREDLNEELVQVRKETQELKCGGEWYQLQQEQSDLNERVGLNEQLNQLTATLAGERPVPSQPAPLVTNEGVDEFCGIVNPYSGVLAQIESINVKLRQEPFT; encoded by the coding sequence ATGAATGCTGATCTTACTGATAGGGGTATCAAGCTTCTGTATAGGCAGCGGGGGAGCCGTTCCAGACACGTTGCGCAGGTGAGCGACGGCAGTTGGCCTGTGATTCGGGCTCCGGAGGTGACTCCGGAGCCCGAaaacgatgatgatgagttGGCTGGCGAACCAATCCTGCAGGATGGGCCGCTGGATCCGCCTTTGGGGCTGGATCCGCTTCAGGAACCCGAGCCGGAACCTGCTGTGGACGCTCCGCGCGATGATTTGGACGAGTATGCTCCCGGCTACAATGAGGTGGAGGTTGAGGAGGATGAACTGTACCAGTACAATTTCCAGAATATGCCGCTGCGGCAGTTGTCATCGTCAATCACGTCGATCACGTCGATCGACGTGCTGATCTCGATGTTGAGCAACCTTTTTGAGAACGATCTGATTCCGCAGGCGACGAGAGAGTTTGAAGCAAGCCAGGACAAGCACTCCAAGATGATGTACAAGCTGGATGTGCGGATCTTCGAGTCGGtgctgcagcagctggtCAAGGACTTTAAGGACATCCTGGATATCAACATGTCCAATAACGAGCTCTGCTACCAGCTGAAACAGCTGGTTATGGCTAGGGAAGACCTGAACGAAGAGCTGGTTCAGGTAAGAAAGGAAACACAGGAACTGAAATGCGGCGGTGAGTGGTACCAGTTGCAGCAGGAGCAGTCCGACTTGAACGAGCGGGTCGGGCTGAACGAGCAATTAAACCAGTTGACCGCCACGTTGGCTGGGGAACGCCCAGTGCCGTCCCAACCGGCCCCGTTGGTCACTAACGAAGGTGTCGACGAGTTTTGCGGGATAGTTAATCCCTACAGCGGGGTGCTTGCTCAGATTGAATCAATCAACGTAAAGCTCCGACAGGAGCCGTTCACCTGA
- a CDS encoding cornichon family protein (ancestral locus Anc_6.102), which produces MGAWLFILAVVVNCINLFGQVHFTILYADLEADYINPIELCSKVNSLITPEAALHGLLTTLFLLNGYWFVFLLNLPILAYNVNKIYNKVQLLDATEIFRTLGKHKRESFLKLGFYLLMFFFYLYRMIMALISESDD; this is translated from the coding sequence ATGGGTGCTTGGTTATTTATACTTGCTGTGGTGGTCAACTGTATCAACCTGTTTGGTCAAGTGCATTTTACAATTCTTTATGCGGATTTAGAAGCCGATTACATCAACCCTATTGAACTTTGCTCCAAGGTCAACAGTCTAATCACACCTGAAGCTGCCTTGCATGGACTACTTACGACGCTATTCCTTTTGAATGGGTATTGGTTCGTTTTCCTTTTGAACCTGCCAATATTGGCTTACAACGTCAACAAGATCTACAACAAGGTGCAACTGTTGGATGCCACTGAGATTTTCAGAACTTTGGGTAAGCACAAGAGGGaaagtttcttgaagctAGGGTTCTACCTGttgatgttcttcttctACTTGTACAGAATGATCATGGCGTTGATCTCAGAAAGTGATGATTAA
- the IES4 gene encoding Ies4p (ancestral locus Anc_6.98) has protein sequence MSQSATTNTTTNNSQPSASPENKNKTTTAAGKDEAKKKTFSTKPVIPWDHEPHSVNVKSFVGYDIQFTGWTRRDIRAKRCEEAAAADARDAENE, from the coding sequence ATGTCGCAGAGCGCAACCACCAACACTACAACCAACAACTCGCAACCCTCAGCCTCGCCGgaaaacaagaacaagaccACTACTGCCGCCGGCAAGGAcgaagcaaagaagaaaacgtTCTCTACAAAACCCGTCATACCATGGGACCATGAACCCCACAGCGTAAACGTCAAGTCCTTTGTCGGTTACGACATCCAGTTCACCGgctggacaagaagagacaTCCGGGCGAAGCGATGCGAGGAAGCGGCGGCAGCAGACGCACGTGACGCTGAAAACGAGTAG
- the NGR1 gene encoding Ngr1p (ancestral locus Anc_6.104): protein MSDEQPQLRQAGGNGLNAAIPLPPSATIETSDEPPRTLWMGDLDPSFDEVTIQEIWQQLGRRVFVKLIRAKKNLLIPCSSTAATSSTNAEAPATGENVAREGSPTSNEGELPGGLENAQKININGVSFIDPATTPLHHAGYCFVEFESQQDAQFALSLNSTPLPNFLSKSTNLPTNPTGQRNFRLNWASGATLQSSIPSRPEFSLFVGDLSPTATEADLLSLFQQKFRSVKTVRVMTDPITGASRCFGFVRFGNEEERRRALVEMNGAWCQGRCLRVAYATPRNNMMWHVQAQQQQSSSLQQQQATPLLVKTANNMMTSNQGALGGASNLLSMPMSQKSSILPISSGAGLNVADFSSSQAYTTDPNNTTVFIGGLTPKINEAQLQALFSPFGSIVTVKIPQGKNCGFVKYENRIDAEAAIQGMQGFIVGGNPIRLSWGRSTVGSGPSGPANASNNGNHHNNRKNEKPTEFQQITGHQYINQQHYGNEYQYMPMRHTASELTKVAPGLDRNQNVSTPLMMPSQQLFTQVRQQMWNNDTQWNNVPVEVYSETPVPNQQNMNSMLPQQQQYQRLQQSQNPMMTVPNVGPGPVGGTFNMNIAPNAGGISLPNARGNSNDVPPIHPSVLR, encoded by the coding sequence ATGTCTGATGAGCAACCGCAGTTACGACAAGCCGGCGGTAACGGCTTGAATGCGGCAATCCCTTTGCCACCGTCGGCTACTATCGAGACGTCGGACGAACCGCCAAGAACGCTGTGGATGGGTGATTTGGACCCGTCGTTCGATGAGGTTACGATCCAGGAAATCTGGCAGCAGCTGGGAAGAAGGGTTTTCGTCAAGTTGATAagagcgaagaagaatctgCTGATCCCGTGCAGTTCGACTGCTGCCACGTCGTCAACCAACGCGGAGGCGCCGGCTACTGGCGAGAACGTGGCCCGCGAGGGCAGTCCGACGTCGAACGAAGGCGAGTTGCCCGGCGGTCTGGAGAACGCTCAGAAGATCAACATCAACGGTGTCTCTTTCATCGATCCCGCTACTACACCGCTACACCATGCTGGGTACTGCTTTGTGGAGTTTGAGAGCCAGCAGGACGCGCAGTTTGCGCTTTCACTGAATTCGACTCCGCTTCCTAACTTCTTGTCGAAGTCTACCAACTTGCCGACTAACCCGACCGGCCAGAGGAACTTTAGACTTAACTGGGCGTCAGGCGCTACTTTGCAAAGTTCCATACCTTCGAGACCGGAGTTTTCCCTGTTCGTGGGCGATCTGTCGCCAACCGCAACGGAAGCGGATCTATTGTCGTTGTTTCAGCAGAAATTTAGGTCTGTCAAGACGGTGCGTGTGATGACCGATCCGATCACTGGGGCCTCACGTTGTTTTGGATTCGTCAGATTTGGTAATGAAGAGGAACGCCGCAGGGCATTGGTCGAGATGAATGGAGCCTGGTGTCAAGGTAGATGTCTCAGGGTGGCATATGCGACCCCAAGAAATAACATGATGTGGCACGTCCAGgcacagcagcagcagtcGTCGTCGCTGCAGCAACAACAGGCCACTCCTCTGCTAGTAAAGACTGCCAACAATATGATGACTTCAAACCAAGGTGCTTTGGGCGGCGCCAGTAACCTGTTATCGATGCCAATGAGCCAGAAAAGCTCAATCCTGCCGATTTCTTCCGGCGCAGGCTTAAATGTTGCCGATTTCTCGAGCTCTCAGGCTTACACTACGGATCCCAACAACACTACCGTGTTCATCGGTGGTTTGACACCAAAGATAAACGAAGCTCAATTGCAGGCTTTGTTTTCTCCCTTCGGTAGCATCGTCACGGTCAAGATTCCACAGGGCAAGAACTGTGGGTTCGTCAAGTACGAAAATAGGATCGATGCAGAGGCAGCGATCCAAGGTATGCAAGGGTTCATAGTGGGCGGCAACCCCATAAGACTGTCGTGGGGCCGTAGCACCGTTGGAAGTGGGCCTTCGGGCCCTGCAAACGCCAGTAACAATGGTAACCACCACAACAACAGAAAAAACGAAAAACCTACTGAATTCCAACAGATCACGGGTCATCAGTACATCAACCAACAGCATTATGGCAACGAATATCAGTATATGCCGATGAGACATACCGCTTCCGAATTAACAAAGGTTGCGCCAGGCTTGGATAGGAACCAGAACGTCAGCACGCCCTTGATGATGCCATCGCAGCAGTTGTTTACGCAAGTTCGGCAGCAGATGTGGAACAACGATACGCAGTGGAACAACGTCCCCGTCGAAGTATACAGCGAGACACCGGTGCCTAACCAACAAAACATGAACTCCATGCTAccacagcaacagcagtaTCAAAGACTGCAGCAATCTCAGAACCCAATGATGACTGTCCCGAACGTCGGCCCGGGGCCAGTTGGCGGCACTTTTAATATGAACATAGCACCAAACGCAGGCGGAATTTCGCTACCTAATGCAAGAGGCAACTCTAACGATGTACCGCCAATTCATCCATCGGTGTTACGCTAA
- the HRI1 gene encoding Hri1p (ancestral locus Anc_6.101), which translates to MPDLLKRVAFQVGLVPNERAFALSSVSNDGHYISLRPFVKPQGPSEEAFPFEWAFAGTNKHVTVTQVKPNVVNQDFNFWFDVNVYLDAPNTHRGVIKTTWETWESGCLAETGSVFPEGFNNEGVAFFELWQPLDPTKEELVIKSEKNEASADSAKSVVFKTAEGSGYDGLLIVTGKWAQGFLSKQNVGKIEGLNFIRAQETQTSSVADVIFQYGQECNKFPRKFNGVKLGDVIDANGLKWDVIESYQ; encoded by the coding sequence ATGCCAGACCTATTGAAGAGAGTTGCATTCCAAGTGGGCCTTGTCCCAAATGAAAGAGCTTTTGCCTTGTCATCGGTCTCGAACGATGGGCATTACATCTCGCTAAGACCATTTGTCAAGCCACAGGGTCCCTCTGAAGAAGCCTTCCCCTTTGAGTGGGCTTTTGCTGGTACAAATAAACACGTTACTGTCACTCAAGTGAAGCCAAATGTCGTCAATCAGGACTTCAACTTCTGGTTCGATGTTAACGTTTACTTGGACGCACCCAACACTCATCGCGGTGTAATCAAGACTACATGGGAAACCTGGGAGTCGGGATGCCTTGCTGAGACTGGCAGCGTGTTCCCCGAGGGCTTCAATAACGAGGGCGTCGCATTTTTTGAGTTATGGCAACCATTGGACCCAACCAAGGAAGAGCTGGTAATTAAATCCGAAAAGAATGAAGCTTCAGCAGACTCTGCCAAGTCAGTTGTGTTCAAGACCGCAGAAGGCTCTGGTTACGATGGTCTTTTGATCGTCACCGGCAAGTGGGCTCAAGGGTTCTTGAGTAAACAGAACGTTGGAAAGATTGAGGGGCTAAATTTTATCAGAGCACAAGAAACACAAACCTCGAGTGTTGCTGACGTTATCTTTCAGTATGGGCAAGAGTGTAACAAATTCCCAAGAAAATTCAACGGCGTGAAATTGGGCGACGTGATTGACGCCAATGGCTTAAAGTGGGATGTCATCGAATCATACCAATAG